aaatatctcaagctctgtcagattggatggagagcgtctgtgaacagcaattttcatgccttgccacagattctcatttggatttaggtctggactgtaatgctgcatacacacggtcggaatttccgtcaaaaaaagtttgatgggagcttttggtcggatattccgcttgtgtgtacagggaatgactggaccattctaacacatgaatatgctttgatctaaaccattccattgtagctctggctgtatgtttagggttgttgtcctgctggaaggtgaacctccgccccagtctcagttcttttgcagactctaacaggttttcttctaagattgtcctgtatttgtctccatccatcttcccatcaactctgaccagcttccctgtccctgctgaagaaaagcatccccaccacatgatgctgccaccaccatgtttcacggtggggatggtgtgttcagggtgatgcgcagtgttagttttcccccacacatagcgttttgcttttaggacaaaaagttgaattttggtctcatgtgaccagagcaccttcttccacatgtttgctgtgtcctccacatggcttctcacaaactacaaacaggacttcttatgactttctatcaccaatgtctttcttcttgtcactcttccataaagggcagatttgtggagaacatgacttaggttactttcacattgaggcaatttacaggcgctatagcgctaaaaatagcgcctgcaaagcgcctgaaaagcgcctctactctcactccaatgtaaaagcccgagttctttcacactggagcagtgcgctggcaggacgctaaaaagagtcctgcaagcagcatctttgaagcgctTTAGGAGcgctgctgcccattgaaatcaatgggcagcgccgccgaagcggcacttttaaccctttttcggccgttagcaggggttaaaagcgtcacgctagtggccaaaaagcgccacaaaaacaacagtaaagcgccactaaagatagcggcgctttaccgccgatgcccgcccgccatagtgtgaaagtgcccttatagttgtcctgtggacagattctcccacctgagctgtggatctctgcagctcctccagagttaccatggacctcttggctcttctctgatgaatgctctccttgcccggccggtcagtttaggtggacggccatgtcttggtaggtttgcagttgtgccatactctttccattttctgatgatggattgaacagagctccgtgagatgttcaaagcttgggagatttttttatatcctaaccctgctttatacttctccacaactttatccctgacctgtctggtgtgttccttggccttcatgatgctgtttgttcactaaggttctctaacaaacctctgagagctgcacagaacagctgtatttatactgagattaaattacacacaggtggattatttactaattaggtgacttctgaagacaattggttccactagattttagttagaagtatcagagtaaagggggctgaatacaaatgccccccccccccccaacacacacacacttttcacatatttatttgtaataaatgttgaaaaccatttaaccatttatcatttttcttcctcttcacaattatgtgtcactttgtgttggtctatcacataaaatcccaataaaatacatttacgtttttggttgtaacgtgacaaaatgtggaaaatttccaggggtatgaatactttttcaaggcactgtagatacactttaaaacaGAACTCCCAGCTCAGATCTTGGCTGGTCGGGATTTGATCCATTGTACAAAAAATCAAGAAATAGGACAAAAAATGACTTTAGAATAAACCTCCAGATGAGTTGATTTCGGCCTCTTACCAGTATCTTCGGTGGGGACTTCATGGGCTCCCTGTCTTTGGGCATGATACGGATATAGAAGATGGCAGGGAAGATGAAGATCAGACACGGAGCGGAGGTGGCACCTGGGGGGGGACACAAATAGCGGGAGACGGTGACGCAGAACAATCCCATGTTAATGCAAAGAGTCAATCGCAGCCCTGGAGGATTCTGGGAGCGCGGAGCCGGACATCGTGACTCTCTTCACAAACTAGAAGGAAAGTTTTTATTAATAACTCACCAATAATGCCGAATATTCCCAGGATGGTCGGGGCAAAAATAACCAAGAGGTTAATTAATGTCAGCAGCACCACGGCGATGATCACGTGGCGGATCCAGCTGAACTCCTTGTTCTGGAAGAGCATGTGCTGGATGGCACGCCGCACCTAACAGAGAAGAGAGAGGAGTCATGTGACCGCATCTAATGAGGAGCGTGAGCGAGCAACGAGGAGCGCAATTAGTGCACAATTCATTTACAGCAACAAAGTCTATAAATtcctattatatatatttatagatgtatatataataaaattatagtGAGTAATAAATGGAAGATAGtagtaataaaaatataatacatagATATTATAAAATGATATTATACTATTTTATACACATTGTACACTTATTTTAGATATAttacatataaaacaaaatataaactaaaatgtacaaaaaaatataaataaaactcttTATATAAATAGGAAGGATGAaggattttatatatactgtatatggtaaatattttttcattatattttaatatttattaatatattaatgaaaatatacatatatatatatattataaataatattataatatatgatTATTACAAataatagctatatatatatatatataaatttatattaaaaatataattaaaatttatagatagatctatctctctctcatatatatatatagtagtaataactttaaataaataaatataaattagtaTTAAAATATAGtatcaattatatattttttaatattgtaacaatatatagtatgtatataggtatatatagaATTCTTCATACATATAGctatatgtctatctatctatctatatagagatgtatatatctatatctatctatatctatatctatatatatatctatagatgtatatagatattgatatataaatatagatatctatatatatatatagatatagatatatctatatatatatatatatatatttatatatatatatattaaaattaaatacagtcattaaaaaacattttaaaatagtaGTAATAAAATTGtatttactgtatgtatgtgtatatatatatatatttatatatatgtgtttatcccctgatgaagtcacgtggtgtgacgtcacgcgtagggacgagacaggctgcgcACACTaccagaggcatacgagctcgccgctcgtcggattgatACCGCTGTTTTTATAATTTTATGTGAGTACCTATAATTTTCTAAATAAAGAGATTTACCATTTaccaaacgggattacactattggctttctttctgccgattaccccctatataccccccccccccctccgcaccaCACCTGAGGGAACCTCATCCTAGGATCCAGGACAGTGAGGGACGTGTTGGAGTCTATAGGCGGATGTCACAAAAGCTCTCCtgatatatgcttttgccctattaccttaaggtaaggggccattacttacctGAGTGGTTTTGCACACCAAGAAAACACTTGATGTGGTTCAccttagcactttaattgcaacgtgtgcatgctaggacgttgctgtcacaattttcaaaaggactttttttatgaattttttgtatgtttctttttttccttgtcacTTCATTTTTTGAGATTCCAGCAAATTATCTATTTTGATGTCGTTTTGCACAGTATGCACTATATAAAAAAGAGTAACCTATTACTCCTCCATTTTTaaggttgcacattgcactttttgccTGCACTGTACACTTTGCTGTTTTAATTGTAGATGCACGCTGTTTACATTCATTATGCACTTTATTTATGTTTAACCTACTAATGACAGTTACTTGTGTCTAGGTAGCCCCACTATCACGTTAATTTATTTTGGATCATGTGTATTTTACTTTAGGCGATTCAAGTGATGGTTTATTATTTAATTTAGACTATACATATGTCACTTTTCACCAGCTATCTAAGAGCTTTAACACTTAGAccctcttattttatttttttgttatatatattgttatatatatttttttcttcacggATTTCCACTCTATTTGTGATAcacgcatttatttattatttaaatcaCACTTGTCTTCGTATttgaggattagcgcagcaccacccacttatataaatatatatatatatatatatatatatatatatatatatattacaaatatacatatatattatacagtatatcaatACAGTAATCAATCATTTTAAAATAATAGTTATTAAAATAATTTAagataaatatatattaattattagaatataataaaaaattatatttttatatattaaccatgtatagtatatatactgtatatatggagtATGTATAATTTTTTGgttattttagtttatattttgtaagtgtacaatgtgtatttgtataatatacataaatactactatttttcatttattaatgACTTTAATGACTttatataataattaataatgacTTTATATATATTTGGATTATATAGACTCTGTTGCTGTAGAGACATTGTGCAGTGTGTGTACTAATTGCGCTCCTCGTTGTCTGCTCACGCTCCTCATTAGATGCTCAGTAATGAGGTGGTGTAACTCTTCCAGGTATTTAATACCCttcagaaagacatggatgagcgagtttcgagtggaggaacttgactggcctgcacagactcctgacctcaacccaatagaacacctttgggatgaattagagtggagactgcaagccaggccttctcatccaacatcagtacctgacctcactaatgctcttctggaagaatggtcaaacattcccatagacacactcctaaaccttgtggacagccttcccagaagagttgaagctgttatagctgcaaagggtgggccaactcaatatagaaccctacagactgatgccccgtacacacggtcggactttgttcggacattccgacaacaaaatcctaggattttttctgacggatgttggctcaaacttgccttgcatacacacggtcacacaaagttgtcggaaaatccgatcgttctaaacgcggtgacgtaaaacacgtacgtcgggactataaacggggcagtagccaatagctttcagctatttatttattctgagcatgcgtagcactttgtccgtcggatttgtgtacacacgatcggaatttccgacaacggattttgttgttggaaaattttatatcctgctctcaaactttgtgtgtcggaaaatccgatggaaaatgtgtgatggagcctacacacggccggaatttccgacaacaaggtcctatcacacattttccgtcggaaaatccgaccgtgtgtacggggcataagactgggatgtcattagatttcatgtgcgtgtaaaggcaggcgtcccaatacttttgactatacaGTGTATGACCTTCATACATTTTCTATGTTTATTATTCTGCTTTACTGGATATGTTcagtttgtgtgtgtaaaggcaggcgtctcaatacttttggtaatatagtgtattcatACATGGTAGATGACTTACCGGGAATAGGACGATGGGTACGGTGAGGGTGACGGCAATGAGCACAGCCACCCGCACACACAGGATCAGGGTGTCGAAGGTGTCCACTTGGCTGTAGGTGTGGAGGAGCTCCGACTCTACGTGACCTGAGAAGAGACGACGCAACACGTGAGCCAGGCGAGCAGATGTGACACCCTCCTGCCAGACAAAACTGCCCGGACTGGGGGTGGAAGAAGGCCATTATTTGTAAGAATATAACAATAATTTGTCCCATTTATTAGCTATAAAAATCTGACATTCTACACTCTCGACGAAAATGAGCTGATCTTTCCgtctatcatttatttatttacagtatgaAAGATCATATACACAATATACAGAGAATGAACATATATGGAAAATACttcattatggccattagatggagatgctgatcataggaaataaatatctATTCACTACAATTGTCAGCTCCATATAGTAATTTACTAAATGaagaacattcaacctggagagaaaatagcctattaacatttgattttgccccatttGCGCAGAATGAAGATacatggaaaatactgcattagggccactagatggagctgatggccACAGGTAATAAACCTGTATTCACTATGATtctcagctccatctggtggccataatgtggtatttaacCGATTAATTCTTTGAAGaacattcgacctggagagaaaattGCCTATTAATATTTGAATttgcccccattttcacagaatgATGATACATAGAAAATACTACATTAGGGTCATaagtgataaatattttttttagttcagcTCTATCCATTggccataatatggtattttcctgattcgaTCTAGAAGCGACTTTCAACCTGGAGAAAAAATAGCTTGATAACATTCAACTGTGCCTCCATATGCACAGAATGAACATATACGGAAAATGCTGCAtcatggccattagatggagctgatgatcataggaaataaaagcCTAATTATTGTACTATGATCGTAAGCGCCATCTAGTGATTTATTCTATAAAGAACATTCGAcctgaagagaaaatagcctaataacattcaatTGTGCCCCCATATGCACAGAATGAACATATATGGAAAATACttcattatggccattagatggagatgctgatcataggaaataaatgtactatgattgtcagctccatctagcgaTTTATTAAATGAAGAACATTTgaactggagagaaaatagccaatTAACATTTGATTTCGCCCCATTTGTACAGAATGGAGATacatggaaaatactgcattagggccactggatggagctgatgGCCATAGGTAATAAACCTGTATTCACTATGATtctcagctccatctggtggccataatgtggtattttcctgattcgaTCTAGAAGGGACATTcagcctggagagaaaatagcttaataacattcaattgtgcCTCCATATGCACAGAATGAACATATATGGAAAATACttcattatggccattagatggagatgatgatcataggaaataaatgtactatgattgtcagctccatctagcaaTTTATTAAATGAAGAACATTTAGCCTGGAGAGAAAATTGCCTAAATCTTTATTcgctatgattgtcagctccatctggtggccataatgcaACATTTTCTTGATTCACTCTATGAAGAACATTTGACCCGGAGAGAAAATTGCTTAATAACATTTGAATAAAGAACATTCGACCTGTAGAGAAAATTGCCTAATAACATTTGAATTAtcccccatttgcacagaatgatGATACATGGAAAATTCTGCATCAGGGTTACTAATTGGATCTGATGATCACAAGTAATAAATACTTATTTAGTATGATTGTAAGCTCCATCTATTACCCATAATGTGGAATTTGTGATCTAGGAAGAACATttaacctggagagaaaatagcttaaTAACATTCAACTGTGCCCCCATATGCACAGAATGAAcaaatactgcattgtggccattagttgatgatcatagaaaataaaAGCCTATTTACTATGATTGTCAATGCCATCTAGTGATTTATTCTATAAAgtacattcaacctggagagaaaatagcttaaTAACATTCAACTGTGCCCCCATATGCACAGAATGaacaaatactgcattatggccattagttgatgatcatagaaaataaaagcctatttactatgattgtcagcgccatctagtgattTATTCTATAAAGAACATTTGACCTGAAGAGAatatagcctaataacattcagTTGTGCCCCCATATGCACAGAATGAACATATATGGAAAATACTTCATTATGGCCATTGGATGGAGAtgctgatcataggaaataaatgtactatgattgtcagctccatctagcgatttattaaatgaagaacatttgacctggagagaaaattgCCTAAATCTTTATtcactatgattgtcagctccagtACAATTTTTTCTTGATTCACTCTATGAagaacatttgacctggagagaaaattgCCTAAAAACATTTGaatttgccccatttgcacagaatgacGATACATGGAAAATTCTGCATGAGAGTTACTAGTTGGATCTGATGATCACAAGTAATAAATACTTATTTAGTATGATTGCCAGCTCCGTCTATTacccataatgtggtattttcgaTCTAGGaagaacattcaacctggagagaaaataggtTAATAACATTCAACTGTGCCCCCATATGCACAGAATGAACATATacggaaaatactgcattatggccattagttgatgatcatagaaaataaaagcctaaatattttcctgattcactctatgaagaacattcgacctggagagaaaattGCCTAATAACATTGAAAATTGCCTAATAACATTTGAATTTGCCCCCATTTGCACAGTATGATGATACATGGAACATACTGCATGAGGGTCACCAGTTGGATTTGATGATCACAAGTAATAAATACTTATTTAGTATGATTGCCAGCTCCATCTATTacccataatgtggtattttcgaTCTAGGaagaacattcaacctggagagaaaatagcttaaTAACATTCAACTGTGCCCCCATATGCACAGAATGAACATATacggaaaatactgcattatggccattagttgatgatcatagaaaataaaAGCCTATTTACTATGatggtcagcgccatctagtgattTATTCTAAAAAGaacattcgacctggagagaaaatagcttaaTAACATTCAACTGTGCCCCCATATGCACAGAATGaacaaatactgcattatggccattagTTGATGACCATAGAAAATAAAAGCCTATTTACTATGatggtcagcgccatctagtgattTATTCTAAAAAGaacattcgacctggagagaaaatagcttaaTAACATTCAACTGTGCCCCCATATGCACAGAATGaacaaatactgcattatggccattagTTGATGACCATAGAAAATAAAAGCCTATTTACTATGatggtcagcgccatctagtgattTATTCTATAAAGaacattcgacctggagagaaaatagcccaataacatttgattttgcccccatTTGCACAGGATGAATGCACATGCACTCTTATGGGATGAATAGCTCTGTGAATGTGTTATCATTTTCTACATATTAATGGGAAGGATACATTTTCTATACATTGTTTCTTGTATGGTTTGAATGTGTTACAGTTAGGAAGTTGTGTGGATTATCTATAATAATCTACCATCTGGTTGCATTGGGTAAAACAGATATTAATGGGAATGGCTGCCTCTGCATCAGGTGAAATGATCAAAGATGGAGAGGAAACAATCCAGGGACATCGCCGGGAGGAAACTAACCGTCCGGATAAAAATAAATGGAGATAATGACTAAACGGTGCTATTAAAATGACGATAGGCAGGCCGGTGATCCCAGACACGTCTCCCGGGATGACATGACCCCACCCACCCTCCGGGCTCACGCTGCACAACGTACCATAGAAGGTGAGGTATCCGAAGAGGGCGGCCaggaaatacatacagtacatgacGGCAATGGAGATATTAGACACGCGCTGCATCTTCTGCTTTGAGGCGCTGCGGGCGGAGAGGATAACAACGATCAGCACAGACAgtacaatgagaaaaaaaaataccaactgTCAAGTTCTGCATTGCACATGCCTTCTAAGGCAGCACGCCCTacaaccacaagtcccagcatgcccccaCTCTCAGATTAGCATAATCCAGGTACCACTGTTGAAGGATCACCGTTGACGGTGAAGGATCCCACTGAGCTGACTGTAAAGCAGCACCCGGGTCAAAGGTAACATCAGATGTGGGTAAATATTGTCTATGAATGTATGGAATGTGTTAGAGGTGCCAATAAAATATTACAAAGCAACTGGAATCTGATTTCAAGGCACACTTTATTTTGTATGCATCATGTCCAACACGTTCTGGGGGCTGCAGCTTCCTTCTTCAGGGCTGACATTAGAGAAATATTTATATCGACACAACAAACTGCCTATACTAACATTGTGGAGGTCCTCCGATATTTTCCTCCCAGCGCTCAGCTTTTTATAACATCAGCCCTGGGAGAGCTCCAAACACAGTTTAGACCCCGtctactgtccccccccccccctcctcccatgcCATGTTTTCTACTGCAACATGTTTTCTACTGCCACTGCATACTGCTCACAgaccgccctgccactacatactgctcactgaccaccctgccactacatactgctcacagaccgccctgccactacatactgctcactgaccgccctgccactacatactgctcacagaCCGCCCTGCCACTGCATACTGCTCACAgaccgccctgccactacatactgctcactgacctccctgccactacatactgctcacagaccgccctgccactacatactgctcacagaccgccctgccactacatactgctcacagaccgccctgccactacatactgctcacagaccgccctgccactacatactgctcactgaccgccctgccactacatactgctcactgaccgccctgccactacatactgctcactgaccgccctgccactatatactgctcacagaccgccctgccactacatactgctcacagaccgccctgccactacatactgctcacagactgccctgccactacatactgctcacagaccgccctgccactacatactgctcactgaccgccctgccactatatactgctcactgaccaccctgccactacatactgttcactgatgGGCTTGCCGctactcactgactgccctgccactacatactgctcactgaccagcTTGCaattacatactgctcactgatcgccctaccactacataccattcactgactgccctgccactacatactattCACTGACTGCTCTGCCATTACAGACTGTTCACCGATGGTCTTGccattacatactgctcactgaccaccctgccactacatactgttcactgactgctCTGCCATTACAGACTGTTCACCAATGGTCTtgccactacatactgttcactgaccacgatgccactacatactgctcactcactgccctgccactacatattcTTCATTgaccgccctgccactacatatCATTCACTGACcgtcctgccactacatactgctcactgactgccctgacactatatactgctcactgacaggcttgccactacatactgttcactgaacgccctgccactacatactgctcactgactgccctgacactacatacttctcactgaccagcttgccactacatactgttcactgaccgccctgccactacatactgctcactgaccgccctgccacttcatactgttcactgaccagcttgccactacatactgttcactgactgccCTGCTACTACATACTGTTCAataactgccctgccactacatactgttcactgactgccctgctactacatactgttcactgactgccctgccactacatactgctcactgactgctctgccactacatactgctcactgactgctctgccactacatactgcccactgaacggcttgccactacatactgctcactgaccaccctgccactacatactgttcactgaccaccctgccactatATACTGTTCACTGACcatcctgccactacatactgttcactgaccgccctgccactacatacttttcactg
This portion of the Aquarana catesbeiana isolate 2022-GZ linkage group LG07, ASM4218655v1, whole genome shotgun sequence genome encodes:
- the SLC38A3 gene encoding sodium-coupled neutral amino acid transporter 3 — protein: MVSIGVILPLALMKQLGYLGYTSGFSLSCMVFFLCSVMYKKFQIPCPLPMDSLNQTMIENFTLPSGYAYQNGHATVESDVGQCTPKLFTLNSQTAYTIPIMAFAFVCHPEVLPIYTELKDASKQKMQRVSNISIAVMYCMYFLAALFGYLTFYGHVESELLHTYSQVDTFDTLILCVRVAVLIAVTLTVPIVLFPVRRAIQHMLFQNKEFSWIRHVIIAVVLLTLINLLVIFAPTILGIFGIIGATSAPCLIFIFPAIFYIRIMPKDREPMKSPPKILAACFAGLGVLFMIMSLSFIIIDWATGSSKSSGSH